A genomic window from Bubalus bubalis isolate 160015118507 breed Murrah chromosome 11, NDDB_SH_1, whole genome shotgun sequence includes:
- the RIPK3 gene encoding receptor-interacting serine/threonine-protein kinase 3 isoform X2 translates to MSGSTLWPSGASAPLVPIEELENPELIGKGGFGSVFRAHHRSWGVEVAVKIVNSRAISREVKAMSSLRNMNVLPLLGVTEKLAWEYVSGPALVTPFMENGSLAELLQPRCPRPWPLLCQLLQELVLGMCYLHSQNPVLLHRDLKPSNVLLDSELHAKVADFGLSTFQGGSQSGAGSGESGCTPAYLAPELLANINQKASRASDVYSFGILTWAVLAGREAEMPQTSLVREAVCERQIRPPLTELPPSGPETPGLEELTDLMQKCWSHEPQKRPSFQECRINTKKALDLVNKGDVSGRKMNAAVSMGAERCDTNWPPRGLAPNLVPGPWFPTIFNCQGVQIGNNNRLIIQGGTALSTKGVAPGGVDRGPQCTPQGRSSKEGPQEPEAWSGP, encoded by the exons atgtctggctctacgttaTG GCCCAGCGGTGCCTCAGCCCCGCTGGTGCCCATCGAGGAACTGGAGAACCCGGAGTTAATAGGCAAGGGCGGATTTGGCTCTGTCTTCCGGGCACATCACAGGAGTTGGGGCGTAGAAGTGGCGGTCAAGATCGTGAACTC GAGGGCCATATCCAGGGAGGTGAAGGCCATGTCCAGTCTGCGTAACATGAATGTGCTGCCCCTGCTGGGGGTCACGGAGAAGCTGGCGTGGGAGTATGTGTCTGGGCCGGCTCTGGTGACTCCATTCATGGAGAACGGCTCCCTGGCGGAGCTGCTACAGCCCCGTTGCCCTCGGCCCTGGCCGCTCCTCTGCCAGCTGCTGCAGGAGCTGGTGCTCGGGATGTGCTACCTGCACAGCCAGAACCCAGTGCTTCTCCACCGGGACCTCAAGCCCTCCAACGTCCTACTGGACTCAGAGCTGCACGCCAAG GTGGCAGATTTTGGCCTGTCCACATTTCAGGGAGGCTCACAGTCAGGGGCAGGATCTGGGGAGTCAGGGTGCACCCCAGCCTACTTGGCCCCAGAACTGTTGGCTAATATAAACCAGAAGGCCTCCAGGGCCAGTGATGTCTACAG CTTTGGGATCCTAACGTGGGCAGTGCTAGCCGGAAGAGAAGCTGAGA TGCCCCAGACATCATTGGTGCGGGAAGCAGTGTGTGAGAGGCAGATCCGGCCCCCACTGACTGAGCTGCCCCCGTCTGGGCCTGAGACTCCTGGCTTGGAAGAACTGACAGATTTGATGCAGAAGTGCTGGAGCCATGAGCCCCAGAAGAGGCCTTCCTTCCAAG AATGCCGAATAAATACCAAGAAAGCCCTTGATCTGGTAAATAAAGGAGATGTGTCTGGTAGAAAGATGAATGCTGCAGTCTCCATG GGGGCTGAGAGATGTGACACCAACTGGCCTCCCAGAGGGCTGGCACCAAATCTGGTACCAG GGCCATGGTTTCCTACCATCTTTAACTGCCAAGGAGTACAGATTGGAAACAACAACCGCCTGATTATACAAGGAGGAACTGCCTTATCCACGAAGGGCGTGGCGCCTGGGGGTGTGGATAGGGGCCCTCAGTGCACCCCTCAAGGAAGAAGTTCAAAAGAAGGACCGCAAGAACCTGAAGCCTGGAGTGGGCCATAG
- the RIPK3 gene encoding receptor-interacting serine/threonine-protein kinase 3 isoform X1: MSGSTLWPSGASAPLVPIEELENPELIGKGGFGSVFRAHHRSWGVEVAVKIVNSRAISREVKAMSSLRNMNVLPLLGVTEKLAWEYVSGPALVTPFMENGSLAELLQPRCPRPWPLLCQLLQELVLGMCYLHSQNPVLLHRDLKPSNVLLDSELHAKVADFGLSTFQGGSQSGAGSGESGCTPAYLAPELLANINQKASRASDVYSFGILTWAVLAGREAEMPQTSLVREAVCERQIRPPLTELPPSGPETPGLEELTDLMQKCWSHEPQKRPSFQECRINTKKALDLVNKGDVSGRKMNAAVSMVKEFLSEHRGSNSPGLERTEIDSPRETTGSHDSLVSEMMNLNLEGCPSSVPEKCTNLLESIGVQREQVPPAWTAETSSDSTARPPQTPETLAFRTQNPCPTSAWTPGPGPQGSQGAERCDTNWPPRGLAPNLVPGPWFPTIFNCQGVQIGNNNRLIIQGGTALSTKGVAPGGVDRGPQCTPQGRSSKEGPQEPEAWSGP; encoded by the exons atgtctggctctacgttaTG GCCCAGCGGTGCCTCAGCCCCGCTGGTGCCCATCGAGGAACTGGAGAACCCGGAGTTAATAGGCAAGGGCGGATTTGGCTCTGTCTTCCGGGCACATCACAGGAGTTGGGGCGTAGAAGTGGCGGTCAAGATCGTGAACTC GAGGGCCATATCCAGGGAGGTGAAGGCCATGTCCAGTCTGCGTAACATGAATGTGCTGCCCCTGCTGGGGGTCACGGAGAAGCTGGCGTGGGAGTATGTGTCTGGGCCGGCTCTGGTGACTCCATTCATGGAGAACGGCTCCCTGGCGGAGCTGCTACAGCCCCGTTGCCCTCGGCCCTGGCCGCTCCTCTGCCAGCTGCTGCAGGAGCTGGTGCTCGGGATGTGCTACCTGCACAGCCAGAACCCAGTGCTTCTCCACCGGGACCTCAAGCCCTCCAACGTCCTACTGGACTCAGAGCTGCACGCCAAG GTGGCAGATTTTGGCCTGTCCACATTTCAGGGAGGCTCACAGTCAGGGGCAGGATCTGGGGAGTCAGGGTGCACCCCAGCCTACTTGGCCCCAGAACTGTTGGCTAATATAAACCAGAAGGCCTCCAGGGCCAGTGATGTCTACAG CTTTGGGATCCTAACGTGGGCAGTGCTAGCCGGAAGAGAAGCTGAGA TGCCCCAGACATCATTGGTGCGGGAAGCAGTGTGTGAGAGGCAGATCCGGCCCCCACTGACTGAGCTGCCCCCGTCTGGGCCTGAGACTCCTGGCTTGGAAGAACTGACAGATTTGATGCAGAAGTGCTGGAGCCATGAGCCCCAGAAGAGGCCTTCCTTCCAAG AATGCCGAATAAATACCAAGAAAGCCCTTGATCTGGTAAATAAAGGAGATGTGTCTGGTAGAAAGATGAATGCTGCAGTCTCCATG GTGAAGGAGTTCCTTTCTGAGCACAGGGGCAGCAACAGCCCAGGCCTGGAAAGGACAGAAATAGACAGTCCTAGGGAAACCACAGGAAGCCATGACTCCTTGGTCTCTGAAATGATGAACCTGAATCTCGAGGGGTGCCCCAGCTCTGTTCCTGAAAAATGTACAAACCTTCTTGAGAGCATCGGGGTCCAGAGAGAGCAGGTTCCACCTGCCTGGACAGCAGAGACATCTTCAGATTCAACAGCCCGACCTCCTCAGACTCCAGAGACTTTAGCTTTCAGAACCCAGAATCCCTGCCCCACCTCTGCTTGGACCCCAGGTCCTGGACCCCAAGGGAGTCAG GGGGCTGAGAGATGTGACACCAACTGGCCTCCCAGAGGGCTGGCACCAAATCTGGTACCAG GGCCATGGTTTCCTACCATCTTTAACTGCCAAGGAGTACAGATTGGAAACAACAACCGCCTGATTATACAAGGAGGAACTGCCTTATCCACGAAGGGCGTGGCGCCTGGGGGTGTGGATAGGGGCCCTCAGTGCACCCCTCAAGGAAGAAGTTCAAAAGAAGGACCGCAAGAACCTGAAGCCTGGAGTGGGCCATAG